In one window of Tellurirhabdus rosea DNA:
- a CDS encoding efflux RND transporter permease subunit: MATLSTTSINRPVLAVVMSLLILVFGGIGFYYLGVREFPSIDLPVVTVSTTYTGANADIVESQITEPLEESINGIAGIRTLSSSSRDGRSVITVEFELSVDIEDAANDVRDRVSRSVALLPPDVDPPVVAKADADASPIYFVQLLSRKRSLLEVNDIAVRQFKERFQTIPGVSSVQLWGEKKYAMRLRIDPVRLASYRLTAVDVAQALTRQNIELPSGSVEGATTELTVRTLGRLTTPDDFNNIILKEQGDQVVKFQDVGFAELAPEVERTLLKRDGIPMISIAVIPQPGANQIEIVDNIYKKQQQIEKELPPDVKTMFGFDYTRYVRKSILEVQETIFIAFVLVALVIFVFLRDWRSTLIPLTAIPVSLVGAFFIMYVCGFSINVLTLLGIVLAIGLVVDDAIVVLENIYTKIEEGMSPYQAAIHGSKEIYFAVISTTVTLAAVFLPVIFLQGITGRLFREFGIVVAGSVLISAFVSLTLTPMLSARILKARRADGKNQHSWLYRVTEPFFEAMVSGYANSLAGFLKVRWLAWVLMAGFIGVIYGLFKANAIPSELSPMEDRGGFRIQAVAPEGATFEYMLAYTDQVAKFIREKYARSEVMGITAVTSPSFGSGATNSGTVRVLLNDRPPRTKSQQEIVDELTPDIKKFSGAKALVVQEQTITTGARTGGGGGLPVQFVIQASNFDKLRQAVPEFMKRVQASEKFSASDVNLKFTKPEIRLEIDRAKAMNLGVSVQDVAQTLQLGLSGRRFGYFIMDGKQYQVIGQIDRPDRNDVTDLKSLFVKNKAGELVQLDNLVKLTEQSTPPQLFRYNRYASATVSAGLAKGVTLGDGISEMERIAAEVLDPSFSTALDGTSKEFRESSSSLYMAFALALLLIYLILAAQFESFVDPIIILLTVPLAVCGALLSLWDFSQTLNVFSQIGIITLVGLVTKNGILIVEFANQRKEHGLSKHEAALEAATARFRPILMTSLCAALGLLPVALALGAGSESRVSMGIAVVGGLLFSTVLTLYIIPAVYTYLSKAYKPKPEEQQVAELV, from the coding sequence ATGGCAACCCTTTCTACCACTTCCATAAACCGGCCCGTTCTGGCCGTGGTCATGTCGCTGCTGATTCTGGTGTTCGGCGGCATTGGCTTTTATTACCTCGGCGTCCGTGAGTTCCCGAGCATTGACCTGCCCGTGGTGACGGTCTCGACGACCTATACCGGGGCCAACGCGGACATCGTGGAATCGCAGATCACCGAGCCGCTCGAAGAATCCATCAACGGGATTGCCGGTATCCGGACGCTCTCCTCGTCGAGCCGCGACGGACGGAGTGTGATTACCGTTGAATTTGAACTGAGCGTCGATATTGAAGATGCCGCCAACGACGTCCGCGACCGGGTTTCGCGCTCGGTGGCCCTGCTGCCGCCGGACGTGGACCCGCCCGTGGTGGCCAAAGCCGATGCCGACGCCAGCCCCATCTATTTCGTGCAGTTGCTGTCCAGAAAACGGTCCCTGCTGGAAGTCAACGACATTGCCGTGCGGCAGTTCAAGGAGCGGTTTCAGACCATTCCCGGTGTCAGCAGCGTGCAGTTGTGGGGGGAGAAAAAGTACGCCATGCGGCTGCGCATCGACCCGGTCAGGCTGGCCTCCTACCGCCTGACGGCCGTGGACGTAGCCCAGGCGCTTACCCGGCAAAACATCGAACTGCCCTCCGGCAGCGTGGAAGGAGCCACGACCGAACTGACCGTCCGGACGCTGGGCCGCCTGACGACCCCGGACGATTTCAACAACATTATCCTGAAAGAACAGGGCGATCAGGTGGTCAAGTTTCAGGATGTGGGCTTTGCCGAACTGGCTCCGGAAGTAGAACGGACGCTGCTCAAACGCGACGGCATCCCGATGATTTCCATCGCCGTTATTCCGCAGCCGGGGGCCAACCAGATTGAAATTGTCGATAACATTTACAAAAAACAGCAGCAGATCGAAAAAGAACTGCCGCCCGACGTGAAAACCATGTTCGGCTTCGACTACACGCGGTACGTCCGCAAGTCGATTCTGGAAGTGCAGGAAACCATCTTCATCGCCTTTGTCCTGGTTGCCCTCGTCATTTTCGTGTTTCTCCGCGACTGGCGCAGTACGCTCATTCCGCTGACGGCCATTCCGGTTTCGCTCGTCGGGGCGTTTTTCATCATGTACGTCTGCGGCTTTTCCATCAACGTCCTGACCCTCCTCGGCATCGTCCTGGCGATTGGTCTGGTGGTGGACGACGCCATTGTCGTTCTGGAGAACATTTATACGAAAATTGAAGAAGGCATGTCGCCTTACCAGGCGGCCATCCACGGGTCCAAGGAGATTTATTTTGCCGTTATCTCCACGACTGTAACGCTGGCGGCGGTGTTTCTGCCGGTTATCTTCCTGCAGGGCATTACGGGCCGTCTGTTCCGCGAATTTGGCATCGTGGTGGCCGGTTCGGTGCTGATTTCGGCCTTTGTGTCGCTGACGCTGACGCCCATGCTCTCGGCCCGCATCCTGAAAGCCCGCCGCGCCGACGGCAAAAACCAGCATTCCTGGCTGTACCGGGTCACGGAGCCGTTCTTCGAGGCGATGGTAAGCGGATACGCCAACTCGCTGGCCGGCTTTCTGAAAGTCCGCTGGCTGGCCTGGGTGCTGATGGCGGGCTTCATCGGCGTTATTTACGGCCTGTTCAAGGCCAACGCCATTCCGTCGGAACTGTCGCCGATGGAAGACCGGGGCGGGTTCCGCATTCAGGCCGTGGCTCCGGAAGGCGCTACGTTCGAGTATATGCTCGCCTACACCGACCAGGTGGCGAAGTTTATCCGCGAAAAATACGCGCGCAGTGAAGTGATGGGCATCACGGCCGTCACCTCGCCCAGTTTCGGCTCCGGGGCCACCAACTCGGGGACCGTCCGGGTGCTGCTGAACGACAGGCCGCCGCGGACCAAGAGCCAGCAGGAAATTGTGGACGAACTGACGCCGGACATCAAGAAGTTCTCGGGTGCCAAAGCGCTGGTGGTGCAGGAACAGACCATCACGACCGGAGCCCGGACGGGCGGTGGCGGCGGTCTGCCCGTTCAGTTTGTGATTCAGGCCAGCAACTTCGACAAGCTGCGCCAGGCGGTGCCGGAATTCATGAAACGCGTGCAGGCGTCGGAGAAATTCTCGGCCTCGGACGTCAACCTGAAATTCACCAAGCCCGAAATCCGGCTCGAAATCGACCGGGCGAAAGCCATGAACCTCGGCGTGTCGGTGCAGGATGTGGCCCAGACGCTGCAGCTTGGCCTCTCGGGGCGGCGGTTCGGGTACTTCATCATGGACGGCAAGCAGTATCAGGTTATCGGTCAGATCGACCGGCCCGACCGCAACGACGTGACGGACCTGAAGTCGCTGTTTGTGAAAAACAAAGCAGGGGAACTTGTTCAGCTCGATAACCTGGTCAAACTGACGGAGCAAAGCACGCCGCCCCAGCTGTTCCGGTACAACCGCTATGCCTCGGCCACCGTGTCGGCGGGTCTGGCCAAAGGCGTGACCCTGGGCGACGGCATTTCGGAAATGGAACGCATTGCGGCGGAAGTCCTCGACCCGTCGTTCTCCACGGCCCTCGACGGTACCTCCAAAGAGTTCCGCGAAAGCTCGTCCAGCCTGTACATGGCCTTTGCGCTGGCGCTGCTCCTGATCTACCTCATTCTGGCGGCGCAGTTCGAGAGCTTCGTGGACCCCATCATCATTCTGCTGACCGTGCCGCTGGCCGTCTGCGGAGCCCTGCTATCGCTCTGGGATTTCAGCCAGACGCTGAACGTCTTCAGCCAGATCGGCATCATCACGCTCGTCGGGCTGGTCACCAAGAACGGAATTCTGATCGTGGAATTTGCCAACCAGCGGAAAGAGCACGGCCTCAGCAAGCACGAAGCCGCGCTGGAAGCCGCTACGGCCCGTTTCCGGCCTATCCTGATGACCAGCCTCTGCGCCGCCCTCGGTCTGCTGCCGGTCGCTCTGGCGCTCGGGGCCGGTTCAGAAAGCCGGGTTTCGATGGGAATTGCCGTCGTGGGCGGGCTGCTGTTTTCGACCGTCCTGACACTTTACATCATTCCGGCCGTTTACACGTATCTGTCGAAAGCGTACAAGCCGAAGCCGGAAGAACAGCAGGTGGCCGAGCTGGTTTAA
- a CDS encoding PAS domain-containing sensor histidine kinase, which produces MKEISPTQEYTDLLYGVLNTSLNGTVVYEAIRDAAGRIEDFRVRLCNPVARKAILERTGHDISGSTLLTVYPSSRESGLFATYEAVTETGKTLRTEHYYSDFDVWYDVALAKLGDGCVVTFIDISASKQVQLSSQHTANLLQAVLDGAQAGITSYLAVRDETRRIIDFEIQAANHAATLITGRSAEELVGKRMLTLFPHSVESGLFGRYCDVVETGASQRLEIQYEGDGLKTWLDLTVVKQNDGFVLTFLDISERKHAELKQQRDKERLQAVMDLAQTGIFLFAPVRDEAGNITDFRFTNTNTALASYVGQTPETLIGDLGSRWFPGYQTNGLLDAYRRTYEEKQLHRFEFHYYDDGIDAWLDIQSTRLEEEVLVTFSDITILKKTELEVQKQAAFLEKVINGSLNGLIACDPVRDETGAIVDLRITLANEAASQMNGRSMEQLVGHTLMEVFPSLDQTRLMQVYLHTSRTGEIQRIEEYYHYDGMNSWFDVIVTSLSEGRTLISFMDITDGKKLQGQLEESVSELLKSNENLQQFAYVASHDLQEPLRKIQAFGDMLSQQLAAQVEPEQLDIIHRMQNASERMQVLIRDLLTYSRLTTKREPFRPVDLQEILAEVVADLETTIREKAAQLTLKPLPTVVGDALQLRQLFQNLLSNALKFTHPDVPPVIQITCAKVRRSEVPALKGSGPADYFAIGVKDNGIGFDEQYRERIFGAFQRLHTRSQYAGTGIGLAIVKKVIDNHNGAITASSRREEGAEFTVYLPDWQDFPYQEIT; this is translated from the coding sequence ATGAAAGAAATTTCTCCCACACAGGAATACACCGATCTGCTTTACGGTGTTCTGAATACCTCCCTGAACGGTACGGTTGTTTACGAAGCCATTCGCGATGCCGCCGGTCGCATTGAGGATTTCAGGGTGCGCCTGTGTAATCCCGTGGCCCGGAAGGCCATTCTGGAGCGAACCGGCCACGATATCAGCGGGAGTACGCTGCTCACGGTCTACCCCAGCAGCCGCGAATCCGGCCTTTTTGCCACCTACGAAGCCGTCACCGAAACGGGCAAAACCCTTCGGACCGAACATTATTACAGTGATTTTGACGTCTGGTACGATGTAGCCCTTGCCAAACTCGGCGACGGCTGCGTGGTAACGTTCATCGACATCAGTGCTTCCAAGCAGGTTCAACTCAGCAGCCAGCACACGGCGAATCTGCTCCAGGCCGTTCTGGATGGCGCTCAGGCCGGAATTACGTCCTATCTGGCCGTCCGGGACGAAACCCGCCGCATCATCGACTTCGAGATCCAGGCCGCCAACCACGCGGCCACCCTCATTACGGGCCGGTCGGCGGAGGAACTGGTTGGCAAACGGATGCTCACTCTTTTTCCGCATAGCGTGGAATCCGGCCTGTTCGGACGGTACTGCGACGTGGTGGAAACGGGAGCTTCGCAGCGGCTGGAAATCCAGTACGAAGGAGACGGCCTGAAGACCTGGCTTGACCTGACGGTCGTGAAACAGAATGACGGCTTCGTGCTCACATTTCTGGACATTTCGGAGCGCAAGCACGCCGAACTGAAACAGCAGCGGGATAAGGAGCGCCTTCAGGCCGTTATGGACCTCGCCCAGACGGGTATTTTTCTGTTCGCGCCCGTCCGGGATGAAGCTGGCAACATTACTGATTTCCGTTTTACCAATACCAACACTGCCCTGGCCTCGTACGTCGGCCAAACGCCCGAAACCCTCATCGGCGACCTCGGCAGCCGGTGGTTTCCGGGTTACCAGACCAACGGACTGCTGGACGCCTACCGGCGCACGTACGAGGAAAAGCAGCTCCATCGGTTCGAGTTTCATTACTACGACGACGGCATCGACGCCTGGCTCGACATTCAGTCCACCCGACTGGAAGAAGAGGTACTGGTTACGTTTTCGGACATTACGATTCTGAAAAAAACCGAACTGGAGGTTCAGAAACAGGCGGCTTTTCTGGAAAAGGTCATTAACGGCTCCCTGAACGGGCTGATCGCCTGCGATCCCGTCCGGGACGAAACCGGGGCAATCGTCGATCTGCGGATCACCCTGGCCAACGAGGCGGCTTCGCAGATGAACGGCCGTTCGATGGAGCAACTGGTGGGGCACACGCTGATGGAAGTTTTTCCTTCGCTGGACCAGACCCGCCTCATGCAGGTCTACCTGCATACTTCCCGGACAGGCGAAATACAGCGGATTGAGGAGTATTACCATTACGACGGCATGAACAGCTGGTTCGATGTCATCGTCACCTCCCTCAGCGAAGGGCGAACCCTGATCTCCTTCATGGATATTACCGACGGCAAAAAACTTCAGGGCCAACTGGAGGAGTCGGTTTCCGAACTTCTGAAATCCAACGAAAACCTACAGCAGTTTGCGTATGTGGCTTCCCACGATTTGCAGGAGCCGCTGCGCAAGATTCAGGCGTTCGGCGATATGCTCAGCCAGCAGCTGGCCGCCCAGGTCGAGCCCGAGCAGCTCGACATCATTCACCGCATGCAGAACGCATCGGAGCGGATGCAGGTGCTGATCCGCGACCTGCTGACGTATTCCCGGCTGACTACCAAGCGCGAGCCGTTCCGGCCGGTTGATTTGCAGGAAATTCTGGCCGAAGTGGTAGCGGACCTCGAAACGACCATCCGGGAGAAAGCGGCCCAGCTAACCCTAAAACCGCTGCCGACGGTCGTAGGCGATGCCCTGCAGCTGCGCCAACTGTTCCAGAATCTGCTGTCGAATGCCTTGAAATTCACCCATCCCGACGTTCCGCCGGTTATTCAGATTACCTGCGCCAAAGTGAGACGGTCGGAGGTGCCGGCGCTGAAAGGAAGCGGCCCCGCCGACTACTTCGCTATCGGGGTGAAAGACAACGGGATCGGCTTCGATGAGCAGTACCGCGAGCGCATTTTCGGTGCATTCCAGCGCCTGCACACCCGAAGCCAGTACGCCGGAACCGGTATCGGACTGGCAATCGTGAAAAAAGTGATCGACAACCACAACGGGGCCATCACGGCCAGCAGTCGGCGGGAAGAAGGCGCCGAATTCACCGTTTATCTGCCCGACTGGCAGGATTTTCCCTACCAGGAAATCACCTGA
- a CDS encoding SDR family oxidoreductase, which produces MVTQHEKVALVTGANRGIGKEIARQLCQRGYAVFMAVRDIPMGRSAAEELCGEGHEAFYLQMDVTDPVSIKHAVGTFSQKADHLDVLINNAGILEDSGDDITKLNTERLERTMKTNVTGPILVIQDFLPYLQKSPSGARIINVSSGAGALHSMSTYAPSYSISKTALNAVTRQFAGALQGQNIAVNCVDPGWVQTDMGGSQASRPVEKGAEPIVWLATEAPLTETGKFWKDRQVISW; this is translated from the coding sequence ATGGTCACTCAGCACGAAAAAGTAGCGCTCGTTACCGGGGCTAACCGCGGAATCGGGAAGGAAATAGCCAGACAGTTATGCCAGCGCGGGTACGCTGTTTTTATGGCAGTTCGGGATATTCCCATGGGCCGTTCGGCCGCCGAAGAACTGTGCGGCGAAGGCCACGAAGCGTTTTACCTCCAGATGGATGTGACCGACCCGGTCAGCATCAAACACGCTGTTGGGACGTTCTCCCAAAAGGCCGACCACCTGGACGTCCTCATCAACAACGCCGGTATCCTTGAAGACTCCGGCGACGATATTACCAAACTCAATACCGAGCGGCTCGAACGCACGATGAAGACCAACGTGACCGGCCCGATTCTGGTCATTCAGGATTTCCTGCCTTACCTGCAGAAAAGTCCGTCCGGGGCCCGCATCATCAACGTGTCGAGCGGCGCCGGGGCCCTGCACTCCATGTCCACGTACGCTCCGTCCTACAGCATTTCCAAAACCGCGCTGAACGCCGTTACCCGGCAGTTCGCCGGGGCGCTGCAGGGGCAGAACATCGCCGTAAACTGCGTAGACCCCGGCTGGGTGCAGACGGACATGGGCGGCTCCCAAGCATCCCGGCCCGTTGAGAAAGGGGCCGAGCCGATCGTATGGCTGGCTACGGAAGCCCCGCTGACCGAAACCGGAAAGTTCTGGAAAGATCGTCAGGTGATTTCCTGGTAG
- a CDS encoding MarR family winged helix-turn-helix transcriptional regulator codes for MTGEKRVSKYSGCLNFTANALARVMTNIADEEFGKLGLTASHAFLLKEAVENPGIQPKDLSEELHLTPSTITRLIEKLELKRLVERKMEGKHTLVYATEKGVALLPDIKRAWRTLVRRYSDVIGEENAKQLTRMAYGVVQSMGKDSERHFSS; via the coding sequence ATGACCGGGGAAAAACGTGTTTCGAAGTACAGCGGCTGCCTGAATTTTACGGCAAACGCCCTGGCTCGGGTAATGACCAACATTGCGGATGAGGAGTTTGGAAAGTTAGGGCTGACCGCTTCCCATGCATTTCTGTTGAAGGAGGCAGTCGAAAATCCGGGAATTCAACCGAAGGATCTTAGCGAAGAACTGCATTTGACCCCTTCCACGATCACCCGTCTGATCGAGAAGCTGGAGTTGAAGCGGCTGGTGGAGCGCAAAATGGAAGGCAAGCACACGCTGGTTTACGCCACCGAAAAGGGAGTCGCCCTGCTGCCGGACATCAAACGCGCCTGGCGGACGCTGGTACGCCGGTATTCGGACGTGATCGGAGAAGAAAACGCCAAGCAACTGACGCGCATGGCCTACGGGGTCGTACAGTCGATGGGAAAAGATTCGGAGCGGCATTTTTCGTCGTAA
- the ctlX gene encoding citrulline utilization hydrolase CtlX, whose amino-acid sequence MQSQATSHILMIRPVRFGFNEQTAVTNAFQDAAVAARTKEVAQENARREFDEMTRHLTAAGVDVILYEDTAEPYTPDSIFPNNWVSFHASGTVVLYPMHAENRRLERRMDIIDDLNKRFHVSKVVDLTHFEQEEKFLEGTGSLVLDRMQRIAYACLSPRTHPEVLEEFSRRTGYKVISFEAVDSQGMPVYHTNVVMCIGDTFAVICLASIKDPDERLMVRKSLENTGKYVFEITLEQMAQFAGNMLLVTTKKAQKLLVMSTAAHNSLTARQRDIIDDFATLLHVDLSMIEGNGGGSARCMMAEVHLPLR is encoded by the coding sequence ATGCAATCGCAGGCCACCTCTCACATTTTGATGATTCGCCCGGTTCGGTTCGGGTTTAATGAGCAGACTGCCGTTACGAATGCGTTTCAGGATGCTGCCGTGGCCGCCCGTACCAAAGAGGTGGCGCAGGAGAACGCCCGCCGGGAATTTGACGAAATGACCCGCCACCTGACGGCGGCCGGTGTGGACGTGATTCTGTACGAGGATACCGCCGAGCCGTACACGCCGGATTCCATCTTTCCTAACAACTGGGTTTCTTTCCACGCCAGCGGAACGGTGGTGCTGTATCCCATGCATGCCGAAAACCGCCGTCTGGAACGCCGCATGGACATCATCGATGACCTCAACAAGCGTTTCCACGTGTCGAAAGTGGTGGACCTGACGCACTTTGAGCAGGAAGAGAAATTTCTGGAAGGAACCGGCAGCCTGGTGCTCGACCGGATGCAGCGCATTGCGTACGCCTGCCTGTCGCCCCGGACGCATCCGGAGGTACTGGAAGAGTTCAGCCGCCGGACGGGCTATAAGGTAATCAGTTTCGAGGCGGTGGACAGCCAGGGCATGCCTGTTTATCATACCAATGTCGTGATGTGCATCGGCGACACATTCGCGGTGATCTGTCTGGCATCCATCAAGGACCCGGACGAGCGGCTGATGGTCCGGAAATCGCTGGAAAATACCGGTAAATACGTCTTCGAGATTACGCTCGAACAAATGGCGCAGTTTGCCGGGAACATGCTGCTGGTGACCACCAAAAAAGCGCAGAAACTGCTGGTCATGTCGACCGCCGCGCATAACTCCCTGACTGCCCGGCAGCGCGACATCATCGACGACTTCGCCACGCTGCTGCACGTGGACCTTTCCATGATCGAAGGCAACGGGGGCGGTTCGGCCCGCTGCATGATGGCGGAGGTGCATCTGCCGCTGCGCTGA
- a CDS encoding arginine deiminase family protein, with translation MKNGKTQTVASKINVTSEIGTLRRLLIHSPDRGLGKVVPSKAQDWLFEDIVHIDTMRRDEYDYYVKLLLYFLDPEKVQGKLAEIDADPTRSFYKPGHPNYFNSDAVIDIQRLLADILEDEVIRTKLIAGICAVERTSFKTLTQLSTYDPPELAKILISGSLPDSKTMLFAPLPNFIFTRDIGIVINDHILLNKPAKLARTREALLSQYIFFYHPLFAPYRNKIIEIPDNEHHFLLPESDVARDYTRSTLEGGDVMTISPRHLLIGCSERTTLYAAQQVMRQVFDKGVVDTVTIIKIPKKRDYMHIDTIFTQVKKNVWVLLASLGRLGDEAKKRDVLHFFAPRDVSEDLRILQFYKGLEHKPIEIENLEDLLADISRNDLGCTDPVQFIYSGNNEFPFGAREQWTDSCNLLALKDGVVIGYDRNDKTAEAFRAAGFETVRAAELLQRFERGEASPETIENTFIMLPSAELSRARGGSHCMSLPLLRDGF, from the coding sequence ATGAAAAATGGAAAAACGCAAACGGTTGCGTCAAAAATCAATGTCACTTCGGAAATTGGAACACTTAGGCGGCTGCTGATTCACAGTCCGGACCGGGGCCTGGGCAAGGTGGTCCCCTCCAAAGCGCAGGACTGGCTGTTTGAAGATATTGTGCACATCGACACGATGCGCCGCGACGAATACGACTACTACGTCAAGCTGCTGCTTTATTTTCTGGATCCCGAAAAAGTGCAGGGCAAACTGGCCGAAATTGATGCCGATCCCACCCGTTCGTTCTACAAACCCGGTCATCCCAACTACTTCAACTCCGACGCCGTTATCGATATCCAGCGGCTGCTGGCCGACATTCTGGAGGACGAGGTGATCCGGACCAAACTCATTGCGGGCATCTGCGCCGTGGAGCGCACGAGCTTCAAGACGCTGACCCAGCTTTCGACCTACGACCCGCCCGAACTGGCCAAAATCCTGATTTCGGGCTCGCTGCCGGACAGCAAGACGATGCTGTTTGCGCCCCTGCCAAATTTTATTTTTACGCGGGACATCGGAATCGTCATCAACGACCACATTCTGCTCAACAAGCCCGCCAAGCTGGCCCGGACCCGGGAGGCACTGCTGTCGCAGTACATCTTTTTCTACCACCCGCTGTTTGCGCCCTACCGCAACAAAATCATTGAGATACCGGACAACGAGCACCACTTTCTGCTGCCCGAAAGTGATGTGGCCCGCGACTATACGCGTTCGACGCTCGAAGGCGGCGACGTGATGACGATTTCGCCCCGGCACCTGCTCATCGGTTGCAGCGAACGGACGACGCTCTACGCCGCCCAGCAGGTCATGCGGCAGGTCTTCGACAAAGGCGTGGTGGACACCGTGACCATCATCAAAATCCCGAAAAAACGGGATTACATGCATATCGACACTATTTTCACGCAGGTCAAAAAGAACGTCTGGGTGCTGCTGGCCTCGCTGGGTCGGCTGGGCGACGAGGCCAAAAAACGGGACGTCCTCCACTTCTTCGCCCCGCGCGACGTGTCGGAGGACCTGCGGATTCTGCAGTTTTACAAAGGGCTTGAACACAAGCCGATTGAAATCGAAAACCTGGAAGACCTGCTTGCGGACATCAGCCGGAACGACCTCGGCTGCACCGACCCGGTTCAGTTCATTTACTCGGGCAACAACGAGTTTCCGTTCGGCGCCCGCGAACAGTGGACCGACTCCTGCAACCTGCTGGCCCTGAAAGACGGCGTCGTGATTGGCTACGACCGCAACGACAAAACCGCCGAGGCGTTTCGGGCGGCCGGTTTTGAGACGGTCCGGGCCGCCGAGCTGCTGCAGCGTTTTGAACGGGGCGAAGCCTCACCGGAAACCATCGAAAACACCTTCATCATGCTGCCGTCGGCTGAGCTCTCCCGCGCCCGGGGCGGTTCGCACTGCATGAGCTTACCGCTACTGCGCGACGGTTTCTAA
- the sufC gene encoding Fe-S cluster assembly ATPase SufC, translating into MLSINNLQASIGDKEILKGINLEIKPGEVHAIMGPNGSGKSTLASVLAGREDYEVTGGEVLFNNKDLLDMAPEERAAEGIFLAFQYPVEIPGVSTTNFLRTAMNEIRKYRGEDPLDAVQFLKLMKEKMKLVNIDQSLLSRSLNEGFSGGEKKRNEIFQMAMLEPRLAILDETDSGLDIDALRIVAEGVNQLRTPERSTIVVTHYQRLLDYIVPDYVHVLYKGRIVKSGPKELALELEEKGYDWIKAEVETA; encoded by the coding sequence ATGTTAAGTATAAATAATTTACAGGCTTCGATCGGCGACAAAGAGATATTGAAAGGCATCAACCTGGAAATTAAACCGGGTGAGGTGCACGCGATTATGGGCCCGAACGGCTCCGGTAAGAGTACGCTCGCGTCGGTGCTGGCAGGCCGTGAAGATTACGAAGTGACGGGGGGTGAAGTACTGTTCAACAACAAGGATCTGCTGGACATGGCGCCCGAGGAACGGGCCGCCGAAGGAATCTTTCTGGCCTTCCAGTATCCGGTTGAGATTCCGGGCGTGAGCACGACCAACTTCCTGCGGACGGCCATGAACGAAATCCGCAAGTACCGGGGCGAAGACCCGCTGGACGCCGTGCAGTTCCTCAAGCTGATGAAGGAAAAAATGAAGCTGGTCAACATCGACCAGTCGCTGCTGAGCCGCTCGCTGAACGAAGGATTTTCGGGCGGGGAGAAGAAGCGGAACGAAATCTTCCAGATGGCTATGCTCGAACCGAGACTGGCGATTCTGGACGAAACCGACTCGGGCCTCGACATCGACGCCCTGCGCATCGTGGCCGAAGGCGTCAACCAGCTCCGTACGCCTGAGCGCTCTACCATTGTCGTGACGCACTACCAGCGCCTGCTGGACTACATCGTCCCCGATTACGTCCACGTCCTCTACAAAGGCCGCATCGTAAAATCGGGCCCGAAAGAACTGGCTCTGGAACTCGAAGAAAAAGGCTACGACTGGATCAAGGCGGAAGTGGAAACTGCGTAA